The Pyramidobacter porci genome includes the window CGGGATTGTTCTCATCACAGAGCGTATCGCCGGTGCGGGTGTTCTTGAGGCTTGGCAGGGCCACGATCATACCGGCACTGGCGTCATCAATGTCAATGCGCTTGTTGGAATGCATCAGAAGGATGCGGCCAATACGCTCGCGCTTGCGGCTTGCGGGATTGTAAAGAGTATCACCGGTATGAAGCGTGCCGGAGTAAATACGACAAAACGTCAGACGCCCGACAAAGGGATCAACGGCAATCTTAAAAGCCAAGGCCGAGAGCGGCTCGTCCATTTTAGGATGGCGTTCAATCACCTTGGCCTCATCATCAGGCGAAGTTCCCTCGACTGCGGGGATGTCAACAGGACTGGGCAGATAATCGATAACCGCATCAAGCACGGGCTGAATTCCCTTGTTTTTAAAAGCGCTGCCGCAAAAACAGGGCACAAACTTCAACGCAATTGTCTGACGGCGGATAGCTGCCTTCAGCTGTTCGACCGTCGGCTCCTGCCCTTCAAGATACATGTTCATGATCTCATCGTCGACGTCGCCCAGCTGCTCGATGAGGTTCTCACGATACATTTTCGCGTCGTCGAGCATGTCGGCGGGGATGTCGCGAAGCTCGGGATGCGCCCCCGACTCGTCGACATAAACGAGCTCCTTCATCTGAAGAAGATCAACGACACCCTGGAACGAATCCTCCGCGCCAATAGGCAGAACCACGGGAACAGCGCGGGCACCGAGACGATCATGAATCTGGCTCACAACGCCAAAAAAGTTCGCACCGACGCGGTCCATCTTGTTGATAAACGCGATACGAGGAACCTTGTACTTGTCGGCCTGACGCCAGACTGTTTCCGATTGAGGCTCGACGCCGCCGACCGCACAGAAGACGGAAACAGCGCCGTCAAGAACGCGCAAAGAACGCTCCACTTCAACTGTAAAATCCACGTGGCCGGGAGTGTCAATAATATTGATAAAACAATCCTTCCACTGGCAGGTAATAGCTGCGGAAGTGATCGTAATCCCGCGCTCGCGCTCCTGGGCCATCCAGTCCATGGTCGCGGTGCCGTCGTGAGTTTCGCCGATTTTGTAGTTCACGCCCGTGTAGAACAGGATACGTTCCGTGGTCGTGGTCTTTCCGGCGTCAATGTGAGCGGCAATGCCAATGTTGCGGATTTTTGTCAGATCTTTAGTCAGCATGAAACGTCACCAGAAGCCGACTACCAACGGTAATGAGCAAAGGCTCTGTTGGCCTCGGCCATCTTGTGAGTGTCTTCGCGCTTCTTGACGGAGCTGCCTTCGTTGTTGTAGGCGTCCATCAGCTCGCGTGCAAGACGCTCAGCCATAGGCATGCCTTTTTTGCTGCGAGCGTAAGAAATGATCCAACGAATGGCCAACGCCTGCGCCCGCGCGGGAGCGACTTCGACGGGAACCTGATAGGTCGCGCCGCCGACACGGCGGGAACGAACCTCGACCGCGGGCTTGACGTTTTCCATAGCCTTCTCAAACAGAGCCATGGGCTCGACTTTCAGCTTCTCGGAGGCCTTTTCGAGAGCGCCGTACATAATGCCTTCGGCAATGCTCTTCTTGCCGTCAAGCATCAGAGTATTGATGAACTTCGTGACGACAACGCTGTTATAGGTCGCATCAGCGATGGTTTCACGTTTTTTGATATGCCCTTTACGCGGCATGGAATTTCCTCCTTAATACTTACTTGGGGCGGCGAGCGCCGTACTTGGAGCGGCTGCGCTTGCGATCGGCAACGCCACCGCAGTCAAGAGCTCCGCGGACAATGTGATAACGGACGCCGGGAAGGTCCTTGACGCGACCGCCACGCACGAGAACCACCGAGTGCTCCTGCAGGTTGTGTCCGACGCCCGGAATGTAAGACGTAACCTCAATGCCGTTGGTCAGGCGG containing:
- the rpsL gene encoding 30S ribosomal protein S12 is translated as MPTINQLVRKGRVAATYKSASPALQNSPVRRGVCTRVYTVTPKKPNSALRKVARVRLTNGIEVTSYIPGVGHNLQEHSVVLVRGGRVKDLPGVRYHIVRGALDCGGVADRKRSRSKYGARRPK
- the fusA gene encoding elongation factor G; protein product: MLTKDLTKIRNIGIAAHIDAGKTTTTERILFYTGVNYKIGETHDGTATMDWMAQERERGITITSAAITCQWKDCFINIIDTPGHVDFTVEVERSLRVLDGAVSVFCAVGGVEPQSETVWRQADKYKVPRIAFINKMDRVGANFFGVVSQIHDRLGARAVPVVLPIGAEDSFQGVVDLLQMKELVYVDESGAHPELRDIPADMLDDAKMYRENLIEQLGDVDDEIMNMYLEGQEPTVEQLKAAIRRQTIALKFVPCFCGSAFKNKGIQPVLDAVIDYLPSPVDIPAVEGTSPDDEAKVIERHPKMDEPLSALAFKIAVDPFVGRLTFCRIYSGTLHTGDTLYNPASRKRERIGRILLMHSNKRIDIDDASAGMIVALPSLKNTRTGDTLCDENNPVVLESLTFPAPVITLAVEPATTEDKAKLAKGLVALSDEDPTFVVKDNEETGQTTISGMGELHLDIIVDRLRREFGVHVNVGRPQVAYREAIQNRVEKVQGKFVRQSGGHGQYGDCVINMEPLPDGQEGFVFEDDIVGGVIPREFIPACQKGFEEAMGSGVLGGFPVIGVKVELVYGSYHEVDSSEMAFKIAASMAFKEAMRKASPTLMEPIMSVEVVTPEDYVGDVMGDLSSRRGRVDGMEMRANARAIKAYVPLGEMFGYATDLRSKTSGRANYTMQFDHYEPVPKNVAETILNPSGAESAGKK
- the rpsG gene encoding 30S ribosomal protein S7 — translated: MPRKGHIKKRETIADATYNSVVVTKFINTLMLDGKKSIAEGIMYGALEKASEKLKVEPMALFEKAMENVKPAVEVRSRRVGGATYQVPVEVAPARAQALAIRWIISYARSKKGMPMAERLARELMDAYNNEGSSVKKREDTHKMAEANRAFAHYRW